The following proteins are co-located in the Manihot esculenta cultivar AM560-2 chromosome 9, M.esculenta_v8, whole genome shotgun sequence genome:
- the LOC110623004 gene encoding uncharacterized protein LOC110623004, producing the protein MIAFKAINASFAPTKQALFYTGRPTTLKNSILCLCKSNDPDSEGSPAEGDTRKQELLARIAMLQAQKVRLTDYLDERSAYLTQFAEEANAEFDKIGEDALRGLDEAGSRIMENIESQMQAFEESAELNKREIEENDNKVADFEGQMVNDRNEGMFFKNLGQKKPTDKAKAKVETERIKDLTKAKAGSKTRKSIYLALMAVIVIAIADSFMSSAPDWRKVAVLGAILVGLITQFTYEQKLSSELESIEETEKEKK; encoded by the exons ATGATCGCCTTCAAAGCCATTAACGCCTCCTTCGCCCCTACAAAGCAAGCCCTTTTCTACACTGGAAGACCAACCACTCTAAAGAATTCAATCCTCTGCCTTTGCAAGTCCAATGATCCTGATTCTGAGGGCTCCCCAGCTGAAGGTGATACTCGTAAGCAAGAGCTGCTCGCCAGAATTGCTATGCTTCAAGCACAAAAAGTTCGTCTCACTGATTACTTAGACGAGAGATCTGCTTATCTAACTCAATTTGCCGAAGAAGCCAATGCTGAATTCGATAAAATTGGAGAAGACGCTCTCAGAGGACTCGATGAAGCTGGTTCCAGG ATAATGGAGAACATAGAAAGCCAGATGCAAGCTTTTGAGGAATCTGCAGAATTAAACAAAAGAGAAATTGAGGAGAATGATAATAAGGTAGCAGATTTTGAAGGTCAAATGGTGAACGACAGGAATGAAGGAATGTTCTTCAAGAATCTAGGCCAGAAAAAACCTACTGATAAAGCCAAAGCTAAGGTGGAAACAGAGAGGATTAAAGATCTTACAAAAGCAAAAGCTGGATCCAAAACCAGAAAGAGCATATACCTTGCTCTAATGGCGGTGATAGTCATAGCTATTGCTGATTCTTTCATGTCATCTGCCCCTGATTGGCGGAAAGTTGCTGTTCTTGGAGCAATTTTGGTGGGTTTGATCACTCAGTTCACCTACGAGCAGAAACTGTCATCAGAGTTAGAAAGTATAGAGGAAACAGAGAAGGAAAAAAAGTGA